The Brassica oleracea var. oleracea cultivar TO1000 chromosome C6, BOL, whole genome shotgun sequence genomic interval TTAGCGTTTTTTGAAGCTCAAAAAATAGGCAATTCAGGTTCGTTTTCGATGATTTTTTTTGTGATATTACATTTAAAAATCGTGTATATGATGGGTAACGTTAAGAAAGTAAGATTTGATGAAAATTTGAGAGATTAAAAACGATTTCAAAAACTGTGTTTAGGGCTATCAGGTATTTTCAACGTCCGTTTTTGATGAATTTTTTGCTGAAATGTTATTGAAACAAGTGCATATCTCGGCTAGTGTAAAAAAAAGAAGATCNNNNNNNNNNNNNNNNNNNNNNNNNNNNNNNNNNNNNNNNNNNNNNNNNNNNNNNNNNNNNNNNNNNNNNNNNNNNNNNNNNNNNNNNNNNNNNNNNNNNNNNNNNNNNNNNNNNNNNNNNNNNNNNNNNNNNNNNNNNNNNNNNNNNNNNNNNNNNNNNNNNNNNNNNNNNNNNNNNNNNNNNNNNNNNNNNNNNNNNNNNNNNNNNNNNNNNNNNNNNNNNNNNNNNNNNNNNNNNNNNNNNNNNNNNNNNNNNNNNNNNNNNNNNNNNNNNNNNNNNNNNNNNNNNNNNNNNNNNNNNNNNNNNNNNNNNNNNNNNNNNNNNNNNNNNNNNNNNNNNNNNNNNNNNNNNNNNNNNNNNNNNNNNNNNNNNNNNNNNNNNNNNNNNNNNNNNNNNNNNNNNNNNNNNNNNNNNNNNNNNNNNNNNNNNNNNNNNNNNNNNNNNNNNNNNNNNNNNNNNNNNNNNNNNNNNNNNNNNNNNNNNNNNNNNNNNNNNNNNNNNNNNNNNNNNNNNNNNNNNNNNNNNNNNNNNNNNNNNNNNNNNNNNNNNNNNNNNNNNNNNNNNNNNNNNNNNNNNNNNNNNNNNNNNNNNNNNNNNNNNNNNNNNNNNNNNNNNNNNNNNNNNNNNNNNNNNNNNNNNNNNNNNNNNNNNNNNNNNNNNNNNNNNNNNNNNNNNNNNNNNNNNNNNNNNNNNNNNNNNNNNNNNNNNNNNNNNNNNNNNNNNNNNNNNNNNNNNNNNNNNNNNNNNNNNNNNNNNNNNNNNNNNNNNNNNNNNNNNNNNNNNNNNNNNNNNNNNNNNNNNNNNNNNNNNNNNNNNNNNNNNNNNNNNNNNNNNNNNNNNNNNNNNNNNNNNNNNNNNNNNNNNNNNNNNNNNNNNNNNNNNNNNNNNNNNNNNNNNNNNNNNNNNNNNNNNNNNNNNNNNNNNNNNNNNNNNNNNNNNNNNNNNNNNNNNNNNNNNNNNNNNNNNNNNNNNNNNNNNNNNNNNNNNNNNNNNNNNNNNNNNNNNNNNNNNNNNNNNNNNNNNNNNNNNNNNNNNNNNNNNNNNNNNNNNNNNNNNNNNNNNNNNNNNNNNNNNNNNNNNNNNNNNNNNNNNNNNNNNNNNNNNNNNNNNNNNNNNNNNNNNNNNNNNNNNNNNNNNNNNNNNNNNNNNNNNNNNNNNNNNNNNNNNNNNNNNNNNNNNNNNNNNNNNNNNNNNNNNNNNNNNNNNNNNNNNNNNNNNNNNNNNNNNNNNNNNNNNNNNNNNNNNNNNNNNNNNNNNNNNNNNNNNNNNNNNNNNNNNNNNNNNNNNNNNNNNNNNNNNNNNNNNNNNNNNNNNNNNNNNNNNNNNNNNNNNNNNNNNNNNNNNNNNNNNNNNNNNNNNNNNNNNNNNNNNNNNNNNNNNNNNNNNNNNNNNNNNNNNNNNNNNNNNNNNNNNNNNNNNNNNNNNNNNNNNNNNNNNNNNNNNNNNNNNNNNNNNNNNNNNNNNNNNNNNNNNNNNNNNNNNNNNNNNNNNNNNNNNNNNNNNNNNNNNNNNNNNNNNNNNNNNNNNNNNNNNNNNNNNNNNNNNNNNNNNNNNNNNNNNNNNNNNNNNNNNNNNNNNNNNNNNNNNNNNNNNNNNNNNNNNNNNNNNNNNNNNNNNNNNNNNNNNNNNNNNNNNNNNNNNNNNNNNNNNNNNNNNNNNNNNNNNNNNNNNNNNNNNNNNNNNNNNNNNNNNNNNNNNNNNNNNNNNNNNNNNNNNNNNNNNNNNNNNNNNNNNNNNNNNNNNNNNNNNNNNNNNNNNNNNNNNNNNNNNNNNNNNNNNNNNNNNNNNNNNNNNNNNNNNNNNNNNNNNNNNNNNNNNNNNNNNNNNNNNNNNNNNNNNNNNNNNNNNNNNNNNNNNNNNNNNNNNNNNNNNNNNNNNNNNNNNNNNNNNNNNNNNNNNNNNNNNNNNNNNNNNNNNNNNNNNNNNNNNNNNNNNNNNNNNNNNNNNNNNNNNNNNNNNNNNNNNNNNNNNNNNNNNNNNNNNNNNNNNNNNNNNNNNNNNNNNNNNNNNNNNNNNNNNNNNNNNNNNNNNNNNNNNNNNNNNNNNNNNNNNNNNNNNNNNNNNNNNNNNNNNNNNNNNNNNNNNNNNNNNNNNNNNNNNNNNNNNNNNNNNNNNNNNNNNNNNNNNNNNNNNNNNNNNNNNNNNNNNNNNNNNNNNNNNNNNNNNNNNNNNNNNNNNNNNNNNNNNNNNNNNNNNNNNNNNNNNNNNNNNNNNNNNNNNNNNNNNNNNNNNNNNNNNNNNNNNNNNNNNNNNNNNNNNNNNNNNNNNNNNNNNNNNNNNNNNNNNNNNNNNNNNNNNNNNNNNNNNNNNNNNNNNNNNNNNNNNNNNNNNNNNNNNNNNNNNNNNNNNNNNNNNNNNNNNNNNNNNNNNNNNNNNNNNNNNNNNNNNNNNNNNNNNNNNNNNNNNNNNNNNNNNNNNNNNNNNNNNNNNNNNNNNNNNNNNNNNNNNNNNNNNNNNNNNNNNNNNNNNNNNNNNNNNNNNNNNNNNNNNNNNNNNNNNNNNNNNNNNNNNNNNNNNNNNNNNNNNNNNNNNNNNNNNNNNNNNNNNNNNNNNNNNNNNNNNNNNNNNNNNNNNNNNNNNNNNNNNNNNNNNNNNNNNNNNNNNNNNNNNNNNNNNNNNNNNNNNNNNNNNNNNNNNNNNNNNNNNNNNNNNNNNNNNNNNNNNNNNNNNNNNNNNNNNNNNNNNNNNNNNNNNNNNNNNNNNNNNNNNNNNNNNNNNNNNNNNNNNNNNNNNNNNNNNNNNNNNNNNNNNNNNNNNNNNNNNNNNNNNNNNNNNNNNNNNNNNNNNNNNNNNNNNNNNNNNNNNNNNNNNNNNNNNNNNNNNNNNNNNNNNNNNNNNNNNNNNNNNNNNNNNNNNNNNNNNNNNNNNNNNNNNNNNNNNNNNNNNNNNNNNNNNNNNNNNNNNNNNNNNNNNNNNNNNNNNNNNNNNNNNNNNNNNNNNNNNNNNNNNNNNNNNNNNNNNNNNNNNNNNNNNNNNNNNNNNNNNNNNNNNNNNNNNNNNNNNNNNNNNNNNNNNNNNNNNNNNNNNNNNNNNNNNNNNNNNNNNNNNNNNNNNNNNNNNNNNNNNNNNNNNNNNNNNNNNNNNNNNNNNNNNNNNNNNNNNNNNNNNNNNNNNNNNNNNNNNNNNNNNNNNNNNNNNNNNNNNNNNNNNNNNNNNNNNNNNNNNNNNNNNNNNNNNNNNNNNNNNNNNNNNNNNNNNNNNNNNNNNNNNNNNNNNNNNNNNNNNNNNNNNNNNNNNNNNNNNNNNNNNNNNNNNNNNNNNNNNNNNNNNNNNNNNNNNNNNNNNNNNNNNNNNNNNNNNNNNNNNNNNNNNNNNNNNNNNNNNNNNNNNNNNNNNNNNNNNNNNNNNNNNNNNNNNNNNNNNNNNNNNNNNNNNNNNNNNNNNNNNNNNNNNNNNNNNNNNNNNNNNNNNNNNNNNNNNNNNNNNNNNNNNNNNNNNNNNNNNNNNNNNNNNNNNNNNNNNNNNNNNNNNNNNNNNNNNNNNNNNNNNNNNNNNNNNNNNNNNNNNNNNNNNNNNNNNNNNNNNNNNNNNNNNNNNNNNNNNNNNNNNNNNNNNNNNNNNNNNNNNNNNNNNNNNNNNNNNNNNNNNNNNNNNNNNNNNNNNNNNNNNNNNNNNNNNNNNNNNNNNNNNNNNNNNNNNNNNNNNNNNNNNNNNNNNNNNNNNNNNNNNNNNNNNNNNNNNNNNNNNNNNNNNNNNNNNNNNNNNNNNNNNNNNNNNNNNNNNNNNNNNNNNNNNNNNNNNNNNNNNNNNNNNNNNNNNNNNNNNNNNNNNNNNNNNNNNNNNNNNNNNNNNNNNNNNNNNNNNNNNNNNNNNNNNNNNNNNNNNNNNNNNNNNNNNNNNNNNNNNNNNNNNNNNNNNNNNNNNNNNNNNNNNNNNNNNNNNNNNNNNNNNNNNNNNNNNNNNNNNNNNNNNNNNNNNNNNNNNNNNNNNNNNNNNNNNNNNNNNNNNNNNNNNNNNNNNNNNNNNNNNNNNNNNNNNNNNNNNNNNNNNNNNNNNNNNNNNNNNNNNNNNNNNNNNNNNNNNNNNNNNNNNNNNNNNNNNNNNNNNNNNNNNNNNNNNNNNNNNNNNNNNNNNNNNNNNNNNNNNNNNNNNNNNNNNNNNNNNNNNNNNNNNNNNNNNNNNNNNNNNNNNNNNNNNNNNNNTAAACATAAGACACATTCAAAGTTTTCCCCAAATTTGTTTTCAAATCTACATACAAATTCGACCAAATAACAACCAAATAAAGGGAAACTAATCACTTACCACAAGGAACGAAGATGGAGCTTCGATTTCGACAAAGAAGAAAGAAGAAACGAAGCGATCTCGACTTTAGGGTTTCAGACAAGAGAGACAAAGAGATAGTTGAGACACAAACGAACAAGGAAGAACGAAGATGGATTTTCGAATTAGATGGAGAATGAACAAGGAAGAACGAAGATGGATACTCTAGGGTTTCAATCTCCGATTTCGCAATAGAGAGTGTCGCAAGGGGAAGGTTGGGGGAGAGACAGACCCGATGATTGAAAATTTTGGAGAAGAGAATGTTGAGTAATTCAAAACGACATCGTTTTGGTTAAGATGGGTTGGGTTTTAGGGTTTGTATTGTATGGGTCGGATCTTTCTGGTTGGATCTTGTAAATAACTAAATTATTTTAGGGCAATCCTGTCTTTAGCCACGTTTTCTATTTAAAAAAAATGAAAAAAAAATTATATTATAATAAAGTGATAAATGGGGTTTTTTTGGAGGGTAAAGGGCATATGGAGTTATGCTCCATCAGTTACTCATCAGTTTCATTCTTACACTTTTGTTCATTGAAGAAAATTTACGTATTTGCAAAAAGAAAAAAAAAAAGACTTACTTGCAAAGTGTGAAAACTTACCAGCCTGTTGTTTTGTATTTTTGGTTAATGATGTTTAAGAAAACAAATAAAAAAAAGAAAAGTGTTGGACAATGGTGATGTCTACAAACCGGGGCTTCCACCTCTGGTGGTAAAGGACTCACGACTGTGAGTTCCGCCACCCGTGTGAGAAGTGGTGCGCGATGGGGCGAGAGTTTTTGGGTCGGGTTGATCATAAGCGGGCCTTTGGGAGATATGGTGAAGCCCGAAAAGAGAAGACTTACGTGGGCGAGTTGTGTGGTGCGTCGCAGGAGATCACAATCCTTATAACAACCCAACGACATCGTCTCTATCTTCTTATCCTGAACAAAAAGAGAGATCGAGATCGATCGCCATTGTTGCACTCAAGAAAACCTCTGTAAACACTGAGATAGTGAATTACCAGGTCCCGATCCTGAAGGAGATGTACCTTGTCGTTTGACAGGGAACTCTAAAAGCTTTTTCGTCTCGTTACTCTGTTTTCTTTAGCTGTTACATTTAGCTTGCTTGTGTTTATGGAAGTCGCGAACCTATACACAAACGAGAGAGATCAAACAATCGAGAGAGATAGATTGAGAGGGAAAGATTCTTCTACAAGTGGTATCAGAGCTCGATCAGAGCTAGGGGTTAGGATCAAGAAGGAAGATCAAGTCAGCAAAGCATATAACAAGCTCGTTCTATAAGAAGAGGCGCATAGTTACAATCATCAGGATCAACATATCGAAAGGAAGTTTCTAGATCTGAGCTCTTTCACTCGTTACTGTATTAGTTGGATTGTTCGAAGATTCTTGTGTGGTTGTCGAGTGTGCTATGTGTTATCTGTAGGTAGCATCAAGCGGGGAGCTCGAATAATAGCAAGATGGATCCAACGCCAGGAAAGTTTCAGATTGAGCGGTTTAATGGGAAATGAGACTTTGGTTTGTGGAAATTCAAGATGATGGCACAGCTGGAGATTCAAGGGTTACTATCAGTATTACAGGAGGAAGCGGAATCTATTTCTAAGGGAGGAAAGTCAGAAGAAGGTGAAGATGTCAAGAAGGACTTAAAGAAGGCTGAAAGAGACCTTCGTGTGAGAAGCATGTTTAGTACATGCTTAAGCGATGTGATCTTGAGGAAGATCATGAATGAACCTTCTGCACTGGGAATGCGGAAGGCGCTGGAACGTGACTCTCAGACGAAGTCTTTGCTAAACCGAATATATCTCAAGAAGAAGTTCTCATGCTTTAAGATGGATGAGGACAAGGCAATGTAAGAGAACTTCGACTCCTTTCTGAAGCTAGTTGCTAATCTTGCTAGCATAAATATTGGCATCTCAGACAAAGATCAGGCGATACAACTTCTCTCAGGGCTCCCATCAGCATATGAGGCATTAGTTCACACGTTACAATATGGGACGGGGAGAGACACACTAACGGTAAACGAGGTTATGACTGCTGCTTACTCTAAAGAGGTGGAGTTAACGCAGAAAGGGTTAAACAACAAGGTAAAGTCATCAGAGGCCTTATACTCAGAATCCAGAGGTCGATCATCCACAAGGAGTGACACTGGAGGAGGCAAGCTGTGGGCAAGCAAGTACAAGGGGAGGCAAAGATCTAAATCACGAGGAAAGCCTACAGGAAAGCAAGACAAAACTTGCTGGGTCTGTGGAAGTGACGCTCACTGGAAAATGGATTGTCCATAGAGAAAGAAGGGATCTTTCAATGACAAGTCTAGTAGCTCGGCAAATGTGGCACAAAAGCTACCAGGTCCTATTGCACTAACAACAAGCCTGCTTGTGTCAAAAGATGAATGGGTGCTCGACTCAGGGTGCACGTTTCACATCACCCAAAGAAGGGAACTATTGACTGAGTTCAAGGAGTTCGAAGGGAACAAAGTCATGATGGAAAACAATACACATTGCAAGGTCCGTGGTATGGGGAAGATCACGATAGACAACGGCGGATGGAACCGTTGTAACATTGAACGACGTGAGATACATCCCAGAGATGGGGAGAAACCTGATCTCGTACGGCCAGCTAGAAAGCTTATGTTGCACCTATACAGGGAAGGACTATCATGTGGAGTTCTACAAAGGTGCTAAAAGGGTCTTGACTGGGAAGTATACAAATGGGTTGTATCACTTACAAGGAACAGCCAGACACGCAAATGCAAACGCAGCAAAGGAAGGTGTTGATCACACGAAGAGACGACACCAACGGCTGGCTCACATGAACATAAGGTCCATGGAGACTCTGGCCAGGAAGGGTTACCTCAAGAGAGAAGAAGTTAAGAGCCTTGGCTTCTGCGAGGCATGTGCTATGGGAAAATTTCATAAACAGAAATTTCCGAAGGGAACACACACAACCAAAGGAGTACTGAAGTATATTCATACAGATATTTGGGGATCACCTAACACAGTTTCGAGCTTATCAGGGGCTCACTATTTCCTAACTCTCACTGATGATTTTTCTAAAAAAGTTTGGATATATTTTCTGAAAACTAAAGAAGAGGTGTTCTGTTGTTTTGCAGAATGGAAACTCATGGTGGAAAATCAGACGGAGAAGAGAGTAAAATGCCTAAGGTCCGACAATAGACTGGAGTTCTGCAACCAGAAGATGGACAACTTGTGTGAAGAGTCTGGAATCAAGAGGCACAAGACATGCCCTTATACCCCCAAGCAGAATGACATCTCGTTAAGGATGAATCGCACGATCATGGACAAGGTCAGAGCAATGTTGATGGAGACTGGACTGGACGAAAGCTTCTGGGCTGAGGCATCATCAACGTCAGTCTATATAATCAACAGGTCACCAAATTCCTTCATTGGTTTTGAGATACCAGAGGAACGTTGGACTGGTACGAAGCCAGGATACAATAGTCACCTAAGGAGCTTTGGGTATTTAGCCTATGTGCACCAAGTGAAGGAAAAGACGAGTCCAAGAGCCACTAAAGGAGTGCTAGTTGGTTACAGACAAGGAACCAAAGGATACATGGTGTGGCTACTGAAGGAGCAGAGAGTGGTGATTAGCAAAGATGTCGTCTTTAACGAACAACAACTGTTTAAAGACATAAAGAAGGAGAAAGATCGATGTGTTACAACGAATGAACCAACAGTGGCATCTAAAGGAAAGAAGAAAGTAACATTCAGTTGTAACTTGGAGGATTTCTATGTTGGGTAAACCTCAAATGGAGGTGGAGCATTTGAAGGCGAACAAGCTCAAGATGCGCAGAATCAAGATAGCCAAGACTACACAGGAAATGAGTCAGAAGAGGCATCAAGCTCAGAGTCAGAAACTGAAGGCGCAGATAACATCGATTTGAACACGTATGTGTTAGCAAAGAACAGAGAACGAAGAACCATAAGACTGCCATCAAAGTTTGAGGATGCAGACTTCCTTGCTTATGCCCTTGCAAGTGCAGAAAATCTAGTTGAAGAGGAACCTAAGAGCTACAAGGAGGCGACTCAATGTAAGGAATGGAAATTGTGGAATGAGGCATCAGACGAAGAAATGCACTCATGAGAGAAGAATCACACATGGGATTACACCGTGAGACCAAAGAATCACAAGGTGATTGGGTGTAAGTGGTTGTACAAGTACAAACCAAGGAAACCAGGAGTGGAGAAGCCTAGACATAAGTCAAGATTAATAGCGAAGGGGTATGCTCGATGGAGGGTATTGACTACAATGAAGTGTTTGCACCAGTGGTGAAACACGTCTCGATCAGACTACTCTTGTCTGCAGTAGTTCAATATAACTTAGAGCTGGAACAACTAGACGTGAAGACAGCCTTTCTACACGAGGTGTTAAAGGAAATAGTGTATATGGAGCAACCAGAAGGATATGTGAAGGAAGGAAAGGAGGACCAAGTGTGTTTGCTTAGGAAGTCATTGTACGGGTTGAAGCAATCACCGAGAGAATGGAACTACAGATTTCACACCTTCATGGTCAAGCAAGGATACTTGAGAAGTGAGTATGATCCATGCGTATACTTGAAAGGATTGAGTGCGGAAGATATGGTGTATCTTCTGTTATATGTCGACGACATGCTAATTGCGTCTAAGAAGATAAGCACAATACAGAGGCTCAAGGATCAGCTAAGCTCGGAGTTTGAAATGATAGACTTAGGGACAGCTCGAAGAATTCTAGGGATGGACATCATTAGAGACCGCGCTAAAGAAACGCTACTACTGTCTCAGAATGAGTACCTCGCCAAGGCTCTAAGAACGTTTATCATGGAAGATTGTAAAGCGGTTAGTACACCGCTTGGATCACAGTTCAAGCTACATGCAGTTACTAAAGACCTATAGATAACTGAAGCTAAGGAGATGGAGAGTGTACCTTATTCAAGCGCAGTAGGAAGCTTGATGTACGCCATGGTAGGCTCCAGGCCAGACCTAGCGTATGCAGTGGGACTGGTGTGCCGGTACATGAGCAAACCTGCAAGGAGTCACTGGTCAGCAGTGAAATGGATCATGAGGTATATAAAGGGAGCGTTAATTTGAACTTAACATTCAAGTTAGGTGATGACTTCAAAATCAGAGGGTATTGTGACTCAGACTATGCGTCGAACCTAGACAGAAGCAGATCAATCACTGGCTATATCTACACGATTGGAGGAAACACTGAGAGCTGGAGTTCATCACTTCAGGAGGTTGTTGCCCTGTCAACAACAGAAGCATAGTATATGGCACTGTCAGATGCGATCAAAGAAGGCATTTGGTTGAAGGGTATCTGTGAAGAACTAAGACTAAACAGTGGTGAGTTTGAGGTCCATTGTGATTCACAAAGTGCGATCTACCTAGCAAAGACCTTTGTCTACAAAGCTAAGACAAAGCACATAGCAACTAAGTATAACTTCATCAGGAGGTGATAACAGATGGAGTGGTGAAAGTTCTAAAGATACACACATTGGTAAATCCGACAGATATGTTAACGAAGACTTTACCTAGAGAAAAGTTTGATGGTTGATTTGCGAAGCTGGGCATTAAAGAAGCCTGAGAAGCTTGAGAAGAGGTCATCTTTGGAACTAAAAAGATGACTGTTGAGGTAACTGATCTCAGAAGTCAGGAAGAACAGAGGGAGATGATTAAGGAATGGTTCAAAGTGAGGACAAATGAACCGGAGCTGAAGATACCAGGATCGGGATAAGAAAAAAAAAACAAGCAGGCGAGCTTGTCGGTGAATGAGACAGAGCTCGTCAAGGGGCTACCGGAGCTAGAGTTCCAACATCATCGGCATCGTCACACCCAGGTGGAGATTGTGAGAAGTGGTGTGCGATGGGCTGAGAGTCTTTGGGCCGGGTTTATCGTAAGCGGGCCTTTGGGAGATATGGTGAAGCCCAAAAGGAGAAGACTTACGTGGGCGAGTTGTGTGGTGCGTCGCAGGAGATCACAACCCTTATAACAACCCAACAGCATCGTCTCTATCTTCTTATCCTGAAACGAAAAGAGAGATCGAGATCGATCGCCATTGTTGTACTCAAGAAAACCTCTGTAAACACTGAGATAGTGAATTATCAGGTCCCGATCCTGAAGGAGATGTACCTCGTCGTTTGACAGAGAACTCTAAAAACTTTTTCGTCTTGTTATTCTGTTTTCTTTAGCTGTTGCGTTTAGCTTGTGTTTACGAAAGTCGTTAACCTATACACAAACGAGAGAGATCAAACAATCGAGAGAGATAAAGAGATAGATCGAGAGGGAAAGATTCTTCTACAATTCGGATTCGAATCCTGGTCACTGGGAAATTCATATGCGGAACCCCAGTGTCCGAGACCGAAGACCGTTGAAGGTGATCCACATGGTGATAAGCGCAAGCTAGGTCGTCCTTGGTCGTTTTGATCTCTAATCTGTACCACTTTGGTGGGACCAGGACACTCGGTTATGAAAAAAAAAAGTGGTGATGTATATTATATATAACACCACACCGCCACACTTGCCTTTATTGTCTAGAACTCTCCATCTCTCCCTCTTTCTCTCAAAGACACACTACCTCAAAAACAAGTTCTATCTGAGCCTTTTGTTCCTTTGTAATTCACTCTCAACCGCAAGAGATCTCTACAAATAACAAAGTCATGTCGGTACTACTTCCTTTGTGCCTGATTATCTCCATGATTGCCTATTCAAGTAAGACCTTAACATCCTTTTATTTTAACCATAATGTTCACTATATTCTCCTTGTGTCAGTTCTGAAAAGTATCTTTCTTTTTGCTCACTAAAAAATTTCAGAAATTTAGTATTAGATCTATCTGTTAAATCTTGTCTGGTAAAAGTAAAACCAACCCTTTGTTTCAATCTAAATCTTAGAGATGTGAAACGTTGAAATCTGGTTTGTTTTCTGGGTTTTAAGTTCTAATGTTCTTGATTTTATTTTTTGTTTGGGAAAGATGCGGCGTACTGTGTGTGCAAAGACGGGAACGAGCAAGTGCTTCAGAAGGCAATAGACTATGCATGTGGAGCAGGAGCTGACTGTACTCAGATCCAGCAAAACGGAGCCTGTTACCAGCCTAACACCGTCAAAGCCCACTGTGACGTCGCCGTCAACAGTTACTACCAAAAGAAAGCTTCCTCCGGCGCCACCTGTGACTTCAACGGCGCGGCCATCATCTCTACCTCCCCTCCCTCAAGTAATCCATCTTTTACATAACCCACTTCGCTTTTGGTATCAAATCTATTTTTTTGTTGTTGTAATGATTTACTCTGTTTTTTTTTAACTACAGCGGCGTCAAGCTGTTTGACTGGTTCCAGGTATGTTTTGTTTGTCTTTATTCATTCTTGTTCCTTGTCTTAAGATTTAGATTTTATAAAGAAACTGTGATTTATGTGTAGATAGATTTGGTACTCTGCTTCTTTACTACAGACTGAACCATTTTACTTTAATTTAAATTACTTTTTTTTTTTAATTCGATTTTTGTGGTGACACAATGATAGTGATTTAAACCAAACGAATAGACAAGGTATCATGATAAGAATGTATCATGTGTTCATTTCACCTTTACTAAAAATCAAAAAGCACATGAAAACACAGACAATCATTCACATGATCCAGATGTGTATTATCGGTTAAATCTTTTAATACGTCATTAGTTATCCTTTAATTGATCATCATTACTCATGTTTTTTTTCTCACTACTTTGCAGCTCTAGTGGGACCCCGTCCACTGGGACACCAACGACAGGGACCCCAAGCACTGGGACACCAACCAGTGGCTTCCCATCCACAGGTACTCCTTCCACCGGGACTCCCACAACCGGAATGCCTAACACCGGGACTCCTTCCACTTCCACTGGTATGCCAACTTCAGGCACGCCCACCAACGGGATGCCAACTTCATCTTCATCTTCTGTGTTCCCGGGCACTACTCTTG includes:
- the LOC106296736 gene encoding PLASMODESMATA CALLOSE-BINDING PROTEIN 4-like, with translation MSVLLPLCLIISMIAYSNAAYCVCKDGNEQVLQKAIDYACGAGADCTQIQQNGACYQPNTVKAHCDVAVNSYYQKKASSGATCDFNGAAIISTSPPSTASSCLTGSSSSGTPSTGTPTTGTPSTGTPTSGFPSTGTPSTGTPTTGMPNTGTPSTSTGMPTSGTPTNGMPTSSSSSVFPGTTLGPTGSGGLDPSGGEKISVRTNSVFLLLAGAAIVLVV